One genomic region from Terriglobus aquaticus encodes:
- a CDS encoding GvpL/GvpF family gas vesicle protein: protein MSWYAYCIAERSAFPELLRHRRPMPLERVSGLFGNQIFLFPASDLAIVVSEHNLEDDTRVATPDNPDKPQRDHARVIAATFKHSPVLPFRFGTSFQDDDALRRAVRSNHRHFTDTLERLRGKAEMHLKVLVDDNCAASKPGLRQPTSTGKEYLSNLRETASAQRERQSRARALQVQMHRMFLPIEEEVTCKRAGEGKMLLDIAHLIDSKCVERYQNKYSTATNELKGCQMQLSGPWPPYHFVHRNHAHA from the coding sequence ATGTCCTGGTACGCATATTGCATCGCGGAGAGAAGCGCTTTCCCCGAACTCCTCCGCCACCGCCGCCCCATGCCCCTTGAGCGCGTCTCGGGCCTCTTTGGCAATCAGATTTTCCTCTTCCCCGCCAGCGACTTGGCCATTGTCGTCTCCGAGCACAACCTGGAGGACGACACCCGCGTAGCTACGCCCGACAATCCTGACAAGCCGCAGCGCGACCACGCCCGTGTCATTGCCGCGACCTTCAAGCATTCGCCGGTTCTGCCCTTCCGCTTCGGTACCAGCTTCCAGGATGATGATGCCCTGCGCCGAGCCGTCCGGTCCAATCACCGTCACTTCACCGACACGCTTGAGCGACTCCGCGGCAAAGCTGAGATGCATCTGAAGGTGCTCGTCGACGACAACTGCGCCGCCAGCAAGCCCGGCCTGCGCCAGCCCACCTCGACCGGTAAGGAATACCTCTCCAACCTGCGCGAAACCGCGTCAGCGCAACGTGAACGCCAGTCCCGCGCCCGTGCCCTCCAGGTGCAGATGCACCGCATGTTCCTTCCCATTGAGGAAGAAGTCACCTGCAAACGTGCCGGCGAAGGCAAGATGCTGCTCGACATCGCGCATCTGATCGACTCCAAGTGCGTGGAGCGCTACCAAAACAAGTACTCCACCGCGACCAACGAACTGAAGGGCTGCCAGATGCAGCTCTCCGGTCCGTGGCCGCCCTACCACTTCGTCCACCGCAATCACGCCCACGCGTAG
- the pgsA gene encoding CDP-diacylglycerol--glycerol-3-phosphate 3-phosphatidyltransferase yields MNLPNSMTLSRIAVVPLLIWLLSASSPLHGHAQEWVASLLFIAASVTDGLDGYLARRRGQITTMGMLLDPLADKLLVCSAYVVLVAFDPAVVKPWIAVIVIGREFLVSGLRSIAANEGFTIDASDIGKLKTVIQIVSVVACIFDRGYTEWTFGPGSNLMGGNGPGWFMLPVHWIAVAAIYWMTVVSIISAVDYFAAFWSKVDQTAKNARAAKVLSRRGVVGPGL; encoded by the coding sequence GTGAATCTTCCCAATTCCATGACGCTGAGCCGGATCGCGGTGGTACCGCTGCTGATCTGGCTGCTGTCGGCGAGTTCGCCGCTGCATGGCCATGCCCAGGAATGGGTGGCGTCGCTGCTGTTTATCGCGGCAAGTGTGACGGACGGATTGGATGGCTACCTGGCGCGCAGGCGTGGGCAGATCACAACCATGGGCATGCTGCTCGATCCACTGGCCGACAAGCTGCTGGTCTGCTCGGCATATGTGGTGCTGGTCGCGTTTGACCCCGCCGTGGTGAAGCCATGGATCGCCGTGATCGTGATCGGTCGCGAGTTCCTGGTGAGTGGGTTGCGGTCCATCGCGGCCAACGAGGGCTTCACCATCGACGCGAGCGACATTGGCAAGCTGAAGACGGTGATCCAGATTGTCAGCGTGGTGGCCTGCATCTTCGATCGCGGCTACACGGAGTGGACGTTTGGGCCGGGGTCGAACCTAATGGGCGGCAATGGGCCGGGCTGGTTCATGCTGCCGGTCCACTGGATCGCGGTCGCGGCAATCTACTGGATGACGGTTGTGTCGATCATCAGTGCCGTGGACTACTTCGCGGCGTTCTGGAGCAAGGTGGATCAGACGGCGAAGAACGCGCGGGCGGCGAAGGTCTTGAGCCGCCGCGGCGTTGTCGGACCGGGGCTGTAG
- a CDS encoding family 43 glycosylhydrolase, whose translation MRRHLVGFALLSLTATSAVAQRVVPGAVWRDTSGKVIQAHGGGVTPEGAYWYWFGEDRSQDLPKERRAVHVYRSRDLMTWEDRGRALEMGEPAEYVAQYGTDWQLERPKVFVAAPGSKHRYVMYVHLDAAYKAAEVGVAVADRMEGPYTLVKHFRPLGEESRDIGQFVDDDGTNYLIFEARPTKGFFIAKLSADALEVVEKTAFVPAPLEGGAVVRTGGLYFCIGSHMTGWKPNPDVYATAKSLAGPWSTFQNLAPPEMNTYGGQSAELLKVAGRDGRPDAVIFIGDIWKPQALWDSRYLWMPLQVRNGAMMLPKPEPWSIDVNTGAVKIFHTAEGVTE comes from the coding sequence ATGCGTCGGCACTTGGTCGGATTTGCTTTACTCTCACTGACCGCAACGAGCGCTGTGGCGCAGCGCGTTGTGCCGGGCGCCGTGTGGCGCGACACCAGTGGCAAGGTCATCCAGGCGCATGGCGGCGGCGTGACGCCGGAGGGTGCGTACTGGTACTGGTTTGGTGAAGACCGGTCGCAGGACCTACCTAAGGAGCGACGGGCGGTGCACGTGTATCGCTCCAGAGACCTGATGACCTGGGAGGACCGGGGACGCGCGCTGGAGATGGGTGAGCCTGCGGAGTACGTCGCGCAGTATGGGACGGACTGGCAACTGGAACGGCCCAAGGTCTTTGTCGCGGCACCCGGATCGAAGCACCGTTACGTGATGTATGTGCATCTGGACGCGGCCTACAAGGCTGCGGAGGTCGGCGTCGCGGTTGCCGACCGGATGGAAGGGCCGTACACGCTAGTGAAGCATTTTCGGCCGCTGGGCGAGGAAAGCCGGGACATCGGCCAGTTTGTGGACGACGATGGCACGAACTACCTGATCTTTGAAGCTCGGCCGACCAAGGGCTTCTTCATCGCGAAGCTGAGCGCGGATGCTCTGGAAGTTGTCGAGAAGACGGCGTTTGTGCCGGCGCCGTTGGAGGGTGGGGCCGTGGTGCGGACGGGCGGCCTGTACTTCTGCATCGGGTCGCACATGACGGGTTGGAAGCCGAACCCGGATGTGTACGCGACGGCGAAGTCACTGGCAGGGCCGTGGTCGACGTTTCAGAATCTTGCTCCGCCAGAGATGAACACGTATGGCGGCCAGAGCGCGGAGCTGCTGAAGGTGGCTGGCCGCGATGGCCGCCCGGACGCTGTGATCTTCATTGGGGACATCTGGAAGCCGCAGGCACTGTGGGACTCGCGCTATCTGTGGATGCCATTGCAGGTGCGCAATGGTGCCATGATGCTGCCTAAGCCTGAACCGTGGAGCATCGATGTCAACACGGGCGCGGTAAAGATATTCCACACGGCGGAGGGTGTGACAGAATGA
- a CDS encoding Glu/Leu/Phe/Val family dehydrogenase — translation MSKELNPWEAQAARFDFAAQKLGLDEGIWKMLRQPSREIIVHFPVLMDDGKVEVFTGYRVQHSVARGPAKGGIRYAPDVSLDEVRALASWMTWKCAVVNIPFGGAKGGVICDPKRMSQGELERLTRRYTSELVEFIGPEKDVPAPDMNTNEQTMAWIMDTYSMHMRQTVTSVVTGKPVNIGGSRGRTAATGRGVSVACDQSLRYLGMLPGDCRVIVQGFGNVGSNAALLLQEKGYRVVGIAEWDGGLYNSVSINIPALLEHRRKAGTIHGFAGAEAADSADLITSECEILIPAATENVLTSRNAGRVRAKIVCEGANGPTTPAADEILASNGVFVVPDILANAGGVTASYFEWVQDRMGYFWTEDEVNDRLDRIMMASFTDVIRYAESHEVNNRIASYMLAIDRVAYTTKQRGIYA, via the coding sequence ATGAGCAAGGAGTTGAATCCCTGGGAGGCACAGGCGGCGCGCTTCGACTTTGCCGCGCAGAAGCTGGGGCTGGACGAGGGAATCTGGAAGATGCTGCGGCAGCCTTCCCGCGAAATCATTGTGCACTTCCCGGTGTTGATGGACGACGGCAAGGTGGAGGTGTTCACCGGTTATCGTGTGCAGCACTCGGTGGCGCGCGGGCCGGCCAAGGGCGGCATTCGCTATGCGCCCGACGTGAGCCTGGACGAGGTGCGGGCCTTGGCAAGCTGGATGACCTGGAAGTGCGCCGTCGTGAACATTCCGTTTGGCGGAGCCAAGGGCGGCGTCATCTGTGATCCGAAGCGCATGAGCCAGGGCGAGCTGGAGCGGCTGACCCGGCGCTACACCAGCGAACTGGTCGAGTTTATTGGGCCGGAGAAGGACGTTCCGGCGCCGGACATGAACACCAACGAACAGACCATGGCGTGGATCATGGACACTTACTCCATGCACATGCGGCAGACGGTGACCAGTGTAGTAACCGGCAAACCGGTGAACATTGGCGGATCGCGCGGGCGCACTGCTGCAACGGGCCGCGGCGTGAGCGTGGCCTGCGATCAAAGTCTTCGCTACCTGGGCATGCTGCCCGGTGACTGCCGCGTGATCGTGCAGGGCTTCGGCAACGTGGGGTCGAATGCGGCTCTGCTGCTGCAGGAAAAGGGCTACCGCGTGGTCGGGATCGCCGAATGGGATGGCGGTCTCTACAACTCGGTGAGCATCAACATCCCGGCGCTGCTGGAGCATCGTCGCAAGGCAGGGACGATTCACGGCTTTGCGGGAGCCGAGGCGGCGGACTCCGCCGACCTGATCACCAGCGAATGCGAGATCCTGATCCCGGCCGCGACGGAAAACGTCTTGACCAGCCGCAACGCAGGAAGGGTTCGCGCAAAGATTGTGTGCGAAGGCGCGAACGGGCCGACCACGCCCGCAGCAGACGAGATCCTGGCAAGCAATGGCGTGTTCGTCGTGCCGGACATCCTGGCGAATGCGGGCGGGGTGACGGCCAGTTACTTCGAATGGGTGCAGGACCGCATGGGGTATTTCTGGACCGAAGACGAGGTGAACGATCGTCTGGACCGCATCATGATGGCGAGCTTCACCGATGTGATTCGCTATGCGGAGTCGCACGAGGTGAACAATCGCATCGCGAGCTATATGCTGGCGATTGATCGTGTCGCGTATACGACGAAGCAGCGCGGTATCTACGCGTAG